From the genome of Paracoccus seriniphilus, one region includes:
- the polA gene encoding DNA polymerase I, whose product MTSDAPAFGKGCHLHLIDGSAFIFRAYHALPALTRKSDGLPVGAVAGFCNMLWKYVTDEHGSNAPTHAAVIFDHSSKTFRNEIYDLYKANRPAPPEDLRPQFPLTREATRAFNISCIELEGYEADDIIAALACRAREAGGSATIISSDKDLMQLVGDGVDMLDPIKGKMIGVDEVQAKFGVGPEKVVDVQALAGDSVDNVPGAPGIGIKTAAQLINEYGDLETLLARAGEIKQPKRRQTLIDHAEQIRISKQLVQLDCATPLDFTLQSLEVRDPDAEALLGFLTEMEFSTLTKRVAGKLGAEAPVISAAPANSAAPAAPETPGFDPAGYECVTDMDALQGWLADIRDAGHVAIDTETTSLDEMQADLVGLSLCVRAGRACYIPVGHVEGGDDLFGAAALVAGQLAKDEVLAALKPILEDPAILKIGQNIKYDWKILARSGIRMTPVADTMLMSYALNAGTHNHGMDELAERYLDHKCIPIKELIGSGKSQIGFGQVAIDKATPYAAEDADVTLRLWQHFAPLLPVEKVTTVYETLERPMVPVLADMEMAGIRVDGDTLKRMSNAFAQKMAQLEDEIHELAGERFNVGSPKQLGEILFDKMGLAGGKQGKTGAYSTSADVLEDLAAEGTDLAARVLDWRQISKLKSTYTDALQTYVNPETGRVHTSYSIAGAQTGRLASSDPNLQNIPVRSDEGRRIREAFVATEGHRLVSLDYSQIELRILAHVADIPALKQAFREGVDIHAMTASQMFGVPVEGMDPMIRRQAKAINFGVIYGISGFGLSRNLRIPRAEAQEFINTYFERFPEIRAYMDKTVADAKQDGFVKTLFGRRINTPAINQSGPAAGGARRAAINAPIQGAAADIIRRAMIRMPAAIRDLPATMLLQVHDELIFEVEENAVDDLIAVARQVMESAAEPVAKLTVPLVVDAGSGMNWAEAH is encoded by the coding sequence ATGACCTCGGACGCGCCTGCCTTCGGCAAGGGTTGCCATCTGCATCTGATCGATGGCTCGGCCTTTATTTTCCGTGCCTATCACGCGCTGCCTGCATTGACGCGCAAATCCGATGGCTTGCCCGTTGGCGCTGTCGCCGGTTTCTGCAACATGCTGTGGAAATATGTGACGGATGAACATGGCAGCAATGCACCCACGCATGCGGCGGTGATCTTTGACCATTCCTCCAAGACCTTTCGCAACGAGATCTATGACCTCTACAAGGCCAATCGTCCCGCGCCGCCCGAGGATCTGCGGCCGCAGTTTCCGCTGACCCGCGAGGCTACCCGCGCCTTCAATATCTCTTGTATCGAGCTGGAGGGCTATGAGGCCGATGACATCATCGCGGCGCTGGCCTGCCGGGCGCGGGAAGCCGGCGGGTCGGCCACCATCATCAGCAGCGACAAGGACCTGATGCAGTTGGTGGGCGATGGGGTCGACATGCTGGACCCGATCAAGGGCAAGATGATCGGTGTTGACGAGGTTCAGGCGAAATTCGGCGTCGGCCCCGAGAAGGTCGTGGATGTGCAGGCACTGGCCGGTGATTCGGTCGACAATGTGCCCGGCGCACCGGGGATCGGCATCAAGACCGCCGCGCAGCTGATCAATGAATATGGCGACCTCGAGACACTGCTTGCCCGCGCGGGCGAGATCAAGCAGCCCAAGCGGCGCCAGACCCTGATCGACCATGCCGAGCAGATCCGCATTTCGAAGCAACTGGTGCAGCTGGATTGTGCCACGCCACTGGACTTCACGCTGCAAAGCCTGGAGGTGCGCGACCCCGATGCCGAGGCCCTGCTGGGCTTCCTGACCGAAATGGAATTCAGCACCCTGACCAAGCGCGTGGCCGGTAAACTGGGTGCCGAGGCTCCGGTGATCAGCGCCGCGCCGGCCAACTCTGCCGCCCCAGCGGCGCCCGAGACGCCCGGTTTCGATCCCGCTGGCTATGAATGTGTCACCGATATGGATGCGCTGCAGGGCTGGCTTGCCGATATCCGCGATGCCGGGCATGTCGCCATCGACACGGAAACCACCTCGCTGGATGAAATGCAGGCGGATCTGGTCGGTCTGTCGCTTTGCGTCCGCGCGGGGCGGGCCTGCTATATCCCTGTCGGCCATGTCGAGGGCGGAGACGATCTGTTCGGGGCCGCGGCGCTGGTGGCGGGTCAGCTTGCCAAGGACGAGGTTCTGGCCGCGCTGAAGCCGATTCTGGAAGATCCGGCGATTCTGAAGATCGGCCAGAACATCAAATATGACTGGAAGATCCTGGCGCGTTCGGGGATTCGCATGACACCGGTCGCCGATACCATGCTGATGTCCTATGCGCTGAATGCAGGCACCCATAACCACGGTATGGACGAACTGGCCGAGCGCTATCTGGACCACAAGTGCATTCCGATCAAGGAACTGATCGGCTCGGGGAAATCGCAGATCGGCTTTGGTCAGGTCGCCATCGACAAGGCCACGCCTTACGCCGCCGAGGATGCCGATGTCACCCTGCGACTGTGGCAGCATTTTGCTCCGCTCTTGCCGGTAGAGAAGGTGACGACGGTCTATGAGACGCTGGAGCGGCCGATGGTGCCGGTTCTGGCGGATATGGAAATGGCCGGGATTCGCGTGGATGGCGATACGCTGAAGCGGATGTCCAATGCCTTCGCCCAGAAGATGGCGCAGCTTGAGGACGAGATTCACGAGCTTGCGGGCGAACGGTTCAATGTCGGGTCGCCCAAGCAATTGGGCGAAATCCTGTTTGACAAGATGGGGCTGGCCGGTGGCAAGCAGGGCAAGACCGGCGCCTATTCCACCAGTGCCGATGTGCTGGAGGATCTGGCTGCCGAGGGCACCGATCTGGCGGCGCGGGTGCTGGACTGGCGCCAGATCAGCAAGCTGAAATCGACCTATACCGATGCGTTGCAGACCTATGTGAATCCGGAAACGGGCAGGGTGCATACCAGCTATTCCATCGCAGGGGCGCAGACAGGGCGGCTGGCCTCCAGCGATCCGAACTTGCAGAACATCCCGGTGCGCAGTGATGAAGGCAGGCGCATCCGCGAGGCATTCGTGGCCACCGAGGGGCATCGTCTGGTCAGCCTGGACTATAGCCAGATCGAACTGCGCATCCTGGCCCATGTCGCCGATATCCCGGCGTTGAAGCAGGCGTTCAGGGAAGGTGTGGATATTCACGCCATGACCGCCAGCCAGATGTTCGGCGTGCCGGTCGAGGGCATGGACCCGATGATTCGACGTCAGGCCAAGGCGATCAATTTCGGCGTCATCTACGGGATTTCGGGCTTTGGTCTGTCGCGCAATCTGCGCATTCCCCGCGCCGAGGCGCAGGAGTTCATCAACACCTATTTCGAACGTTTCCCCGAGATTCGCGCCTATATGGACAAGACGGTGGCCGACGCCAAGCAGGACGGTTTTGTCAAAACCCTGTTCGGGCGGCGGATCAACACCCCGGCGATCAACCAGTCCGGCCCGGCGGCGGGCGGGGCGCGTCGCGCGGCAATCAATGCGCCGATTCAGGGCGCGGCGGCCGATATCATCCGGCGTGCGATGATCCGTATGCCCGCAGCGATTCGCGATCTGCCCGCGACCATGCTGTTGCAGGTGCATGACGAATTGATCTTCGAGGTGGAAGAGAATGCCGTGGACGACCTGATCGCCGTGGCGCGACAGGTCATGGAATCGGCTGCCGAGCCGGTGGCCAAGCTGACGGTGCCCCTGGTCGTCGATGCGGGCAGCGGCATGAACTGGGCCGAGGCACATTAG
- a CDS encoding HIT domain-containing protein gives MAYDYDDNNIFAKILRGEIPNDTVAENDHALAFRDIAPKAPSHVLVIPKGRYVSFDDFAANASEAEMVGFMRLCAEVCESEGISLGSGNQGFRAIANSGPHGVQEVPHFHLHIMGGRMMGPMISLND, from the coding sequence ATGGCTTATGACTACGACGACAACAATATTTTCGCCAAGATCCTGCGCGGAGAGATTCCCAATGACACCGTGGCGGAAAATGACCATGCGCTGGCCTTCCGCGATATCGCCCCCAAGGCACCCAGCCATGTGCTGGTGATTCCCAAGGGTCGCTATGTCAGCTTTGACGATTTCGCGGCCAATGCCTCGGAGGCCGAGATGGTTGGCTTCATGAGGCTTTGCGCCGAGGTCTGCGAAAGCGAAGGCATTTCCCTTGGCAGCGGAAACCAGGGCTTTCGCGCCATTGCCAATTCCGGACCTCATGGCGTGCAGGAAGTCCCGCATTTCCATCTGCACATCATGGGCGGACGCATGATGGGGCCGATGATCAGCCTGAACGACTGA
- the hemN gene encoding oxygen-independent coproporphyrinogen III oxidase: MKQVSQLQEYGLFDARVPRYTSYPPANHFAAEGISDLAQDWIAAIPAGCEISLYVHVPFCRRLCWFCACRTQGTQSLDPVRIYVETLLSELRQLRARMPEGVRLSRLHWGGGTPTLLPPDLIMQLAGAIFDTFPLSEQGEFSVEIDPTEIDAPRMAALAAAGMNRASIGVQDFNPDIQAAIGRPQSFQVTAQAVSMIRDHGIESLNADILYGLPHQDNMRMAETVQKLMALSPDRVALYGYAHVPWMSKRQVMIPEQHLPDPRSRLTLFQTARQLFLADGFSEIGIDHFARPNDSLARARNLGRLRRNFQGYTDDRSQILLGLGASSISRFPQGYAQNAPATGAYTALVRAGRLPSTRGHVFSAEDRWRGRMIESLMCHFHIETAEMVRDYGISPSQLTHLYGPIRAKFRNLVRVTPHAFHITQEGRPLTRIIAQQFDAYASGPNSHSQAV; this comes from the coding sequence ATGAAACAGGTTTCGCAACTGCAGGAATATGGTCTGTTTGACGCGCGCGTGCCGCGCTACACCAGCTATCCGCCTGCAAATCACTTTGCCGCAGAAGGCATTTCCGACCTCGCGCAGGACTGGATCGCCGCGATACCAGCCGGTTGCGAGATTTCCCTATACGTGCATGTGCCATTCTGCCGCCGACTTTGCTGGTTCTGTGCCTGCCGGACGCAGGGAACACAGTCCCTGGATCCGGTGCGCATTTACGTGGAAACGCTGCTGAGTGAATTGCGGCAATTGCGCGCACGAATGCCCGAAGGCGTGCGCCTGTCGCGCCTGCACTGGGGGGGTGGCACGCCAACCCTGTTGCCACCCGATCTGATCATGCAGCTGGCCGGGGCGATTTTCGATACATTCCCGCTGTCGGAACAGGGTGAATTCTCGGTCGAGATCGACCCCACGGAGATAGATGCGCCGCGCATGGCAGCACTGGCCGCGGCGGGGATGAACCGTGCCTCTATCGGGGTGCAGGATTTCAACCCCGACATTCAGGCCGCGATTGGCCGCCCGCAAAGCTTTCAGGTCACAGCCCAAGCCGTCTCGATGATCCGCGATCACGGCATTGAAAGTCTGAATGCCGATATTCTTTATGGCCTGCCCCATCAGGACAACATGCGCATGGCCGAAACCGTGCAAAAGCTGATGGCATTGTCACCCGACCGGGTGGCGCTTTACGGCTATGCCCATGTTCCCTGGATGTCCAAACGGCAGGTCATGATCCCGGAACAGCATCTGCCCGACCCGCGCAGCCGACTGACATTGTTCCAGACCGCGCGCCAGCTGTTCCTCGCCGACGGTTTTTCGGAAATCGGCATCGACCATTTCGCCCGCCCCAATGACAGCCTGGCACGGGCACGCAATCTTGGTCGGCTGCGGCGCAATTTCCAGGGCTATACAGATGATCGCAGCCAGATCCTGCTGGGACTGGGAGCCTCGTCCATTTCACGCTTCCCTCAGGGCTATGCACAGAACGCCCCGGCCACCGGTGCCTATACCGCGCTGGTCCGCGCCGGCAGGCTGCCCAGCACGCGCGGGCATGTTTTCAGCGCCGAGGATCGCTGGCGCGGTCGGATGATCGAATCACTGATGTGCCATTTCCACATAGAAACCGCGGAAATGGTGCGCGATTACGGCATCTCGCCCAGCCAGCTGACGCATCTTTACGGGCCGATCCGGGCGAAGTTCCGCAATCTGGTCAGGGTCACGCCCCACGCCTTTCACATCACGCAGGAAGGACGTCCCCTGACGCGAATCATCGCGCAGCAATTCGACGCCTATGCCTCGGGGCCGAACAGTCATTCGCAGGCAGTCTGA
- a CDS encoding ABC transporter ATP-binding protein — translation MTNAIEISGLRKVYAAQGNAPAKEALKGVDLAIPAGSIFGLLGPNGAGKSTMINILAGLVNKTAGKVEIWGFDQDVNPRQSRAAIGIMPQELNMDPFFTPRASLEVQAGLYGVAKADRWTDELLELVGLTDQANAYARNLSGGMRRRLLLAKALVHRPHILVLDEPTAGVDITLREMLWNNVRKLNEAGMTIILTTHYLEEAEEMCDEIAIINHGELVVRQGTRDLLARTDGKTLVLDTGGRVDVPSLPEGARADWRADGRLAITYPPSTIRADALLDALRAGGVPIVDVATEQPDLEDVFVEMTRDR, via the coding sequence ATGACAAACGCCATAGAAATTTCGGGTCTGCGCAAGGTTTATGCCGCCCAAGGGAACGCTCCGGCCAAAGAGGCGCTGAAAGGCGTCGACCTGGCAATCCCGGCCGGCAGCATCTTCGGCCTGCTGGGACCGAATGGCGCTGGCAAGTCGACCATGATCAACATCCTTGCCGGGCTGGTCAACAAGACCGCCGGAAAGGTCGAGATCTGGGGCTTTGACCAGGATGTAAACCCGCGCCAGTCGCGCGCCGCGATCGGGATCATGCCCCAGGAACTGAACATGGACCCGTTCTTCACGCCGCGCGCCAGCCTCGAGGTGCAGGCGGGGCTCTATGGCGTTGCCAAGGCCGACCGCTGGACGGATGAACTGCTTGAACTGGTCGGTTTGACCGATCAGGCCAACGCCTATGCGCGCAACCTGTCGGGCGGGATGCGCCGCCGGCTGCTGCTGGCCAAGGCACTGGTTCACCGCCCGCATATCCTTGTGCTGGACGAGCCGACTGCCGGTGTCGACATCACCCTGCGCGAGATGCTGTGGAACAATGTCCGCAAGCTGAACGAGGCCGGGATGACGATCATCCTGACAACCCATTACCTCGAAGAGGCCGAGGAAATGTGTGACGAGATCGCCATCATCAATCACGGCGAACTGGTCGTGCGCCAGGGCACGCGCGACCTGCTGGCCCGCACCGATGGCAAGACGCTGGTTCTGGATACCGGCGGCAGGGTCGATGTCCCGTCGCTGCCCGAGGGCGCACGCGCCGACTGGCGCGCCGATGGACGGTTGGCGATCACCTATCCGCCCTCGACGATCCGTGCCGACGCGCTGCTGGATGCGCTGCGCGCCGGCGGGGTGCCGATCGTCGATGTGGCCACGGAACAGCCCGATCTCGAGGATGTCTTTGTCGAGATGACCCGCGACCGCTAA
- the fnrL gene encoding transcriptional regulator FnrL codes for MFSGIEGCDSCPIRHRAVCSLCVGDELAALERIKFYRSFEPGQPIVWGGDRMDFVASVVSGVACLSQRLEDGRTQMVGLLLPSDFMGRPGRDVVAYDAVATTKVKLCCFRRQPFEEMIRKVPHLSQRLLEMTMDELDAAREWMLLLGRKTAREKIASFIAIIARRQAAIDAGPLNGRITLELPLTREAMADYLGLTLETVSRQINALKREGILELSGKRHVVLPEFARLLQEAGDDSDGGWIS; via the coding sequence CTGTTCTCGGGCATCGAGGGCTGCGACAGCTGCCCGATCCGGCATCGCGCCGTTTGTTCGCTCTGCGTGGGCGATGAGCTGGCCGCGCTGGAGAGAATCAAGTTCTACCGCAGTTTCGAACCCGGCCAGCCGATCGTCTGGGGCGGGGATCGCATGGATTTCGTTGCCTCGGTTGTCAGCGGGGTGGCATGCCTGTCGCAGCGGCTGGAAGATGGACGCACGCAGATGGTCGGCCTGTTGCTGCCCAGTGATTTCATGGGGCGGCCGGGTCGCGATGTCGTTGCCTATGACGCGGTTGCGACGACCAAGGTGAAACTGTGCTGTTTCCGCCGTCAGCCCTTTGAAGAGATGATTCGCAAGGTGCCGCATCTGTCCCAACGTCTGCTTGAGATGACGATGGACGAACTGGATGCCGCCCGCGAATGGATGCTGCTTCTGGGGCGCAAGACCGCGCGTGAAAAGATCGCCTCCTTCATTGCCATCATCGCGCGGCGTCAGGCCGCAATCGATGCGGGGCCACTGAATGGACGAATCACGCTTGAACTGCCTTTGACGCGCGAGGCGATGGCCGATTACCTGGGGCTGACGCTGGAAACCGTCAGCCGCCAGATCAACGCCCTGAAGCGCGAGGGCATTCTCGAGTTGTCGGGCAAGCGCCATGTGGTCCTGCCCGAATTCGCCCGCCTCTTGCAGGAAGCGGGCGATGATTCGGATGGCGGCTGGATCAGCTGA
- a CDS encoding zinc-finger domain-containing protein, producing MKLPAPEEVIVTSRKVACDGNDAAGLGHPRVWLAISPDTGFVDCGYCDKRFVLDPNHVDADH from the coding sequence CTGAAATTGCCCGCGCCGGAAGAAGTAATCGTCACCAGCCGCAAGGTGGCCTGTGACGGCAATGATGCCGCAGGTCTGGGTCATCCCCGGGTCTGGCTGGCGATTTCGCCGGACACCGGATTCGTCGATTGCGGCTATTGTGACAAGCGCTTCGTGCTGGATCCCAACCACGTGGATGCCGATCACTGA
- a CDS encoding universal stress protein, whose amino-acid sequence MAYKTILTVLTAEDHISHLEAATVLAAREDAHLDVLCIGADHSNAGYYFPGAAPYVYQSAIDDATKRAKDLEEMVRNHMSGTSDIRWSVESAVAQTGSISSLVAMQARFSDLTVLGRPYGEGAGGDLEVVIEAALFQGGCPVLVVPETGLPAEPPRHIMIAWNQSAEAMTATRRALPLLKQAETVEVTLVDPSPSGPERSDPGGALTQMLSRHGVRAEIAVLARMEPAISDELIRRAAEIGADMIVMGAYGHSRFREAILGGATRNMLKKTALPVLMAH is encoded by the coding sequence ATGGCATACAAAACGATATTGACGGTGCTGACCGCGGAAGATCACATCTCGCATCTGGAAGCGGCCACTGTCCTGGCGGCCCGCGAGGACGCGCATCTGGACGTTCTGTGCATCGGTGCCGACCACAGCAACGCCGGCTATTATTTCCCCGGTGCCGCGCCATATGTCTATCAGAGCGCGATCGATGATGCGACGAAACGCGCCAAGGATCTGGAAGAAATGGTGCGCAACCATATGTCCGGGACAAGCGATATTCGCTGGTCGGTGGAATCGGCGGTGGCCCAGACCGGCAGCATTTCCTCTCTGGTCGCCATGCAGGCGCGGTTCTCGGATCTGACGGTTCTGGGCCGCCCCTATGGCGAAGGCGCGGGCGGAGACCTTGAGGTGGTGATCGAAGCTGCCCTGTTCCAGGGCGGATGCCCGGTGCTGGTGGTGCCCGAAACGGGCCTGCCGGCGGAACCTCCGCGTCATATCATGATCGCCTGGAACCAGTCTGCCGAGGCGATGACCGCAACGCGCCGCGCCCTGCCGCTGTTGAAACAGGCCGAAACGGTCGAGGTCACGCTTGTCGATCCCAGCCCCAGCGGCCCCGAGCGTTCCGATCCGGGCGGTGCCCTGACCCAAATGCTGTCACGTCATGGCGTGCGCGCTGAAATCGCCGTTCTGGCACGGATGGAGCCCGCGATCAGCGATGAACTGATACGCCGAGCCGCTGAAATCGGGGCCGATATGATCGTGATGGGCGCCTATGGCCATTCGCGTTTCCGCGAAGCGATCCTGGGCGGGGCAACCCGCAACATGCTGAAAAAGACAGCATTGCCGGTGTTGATGGCGCATTAG